In Panacibacter ginsenosidivorans, the following proteins share a genomic window:
- a CDS encoding NADH-quinone oxidoreductase subunit A, translating to MGSASLIVLIIAAVAFSAIGIAVAKILTKSKPNPVKGQPYECGIPTEGSPWNQFNVGYYLFALIFLIFDVELIFLYPWAVVVKEVGITALVEIIVFFFILFMGFLYAHKTGALKWM from the coding sequence ATGGGTTCAGCTTCATTAATTGTTCTGATCATCGCAGCAGTTGCTTTTTCCGCTATCGGCATTGCTGTAGCGAAAATTCTAACGAAGTCCAAACCTAATCCTGTAAAGGGTCAGCCATACGAATGCGGTATTCCTACAGAAGGTTCTCCATGGAATCAATTCAATGTTGGCTATTATTTGTTCGCACTCATCTTTCTCATTTTCGACGTTGAACTGATCTTTTTATACCCTTGGGCGGTCGTGGTAAAAGAAGTAGGCATAACAGCCTTAGTTGAGATCATCGTTTTCTTTTTCATATTATTCATGGGCTTTCTATATGCACATAAAACAGGAGCATTGAAGTGGATGTAA
- the nuoK gene encoding NADH-quinone oxidoreductase subunit NuoK — translation MSEIPLSHILFLSTALFFIGMYGLFTRRNLITILMSVELMLNSVNINFVAFNKYLYPDQLNGIFFTIFIITIAAAEAAVAIAIIINLYRSHNSIDVESAEEMKW, via the coding sequence ATGAGTGAGATTCCATTAAGCCATATTTTGTTTTTAAGTACAGCTTTGTTTTTTATAGGCATGTATGGTTTATTTACCAGGAGAAATCTCATTACAATTTTGATGAGCGTTGAACTGATGCTGAACAGTGTTAATATAAACTTTGTGGCGTTCAACAAATATTTATATCCTGATCAACTGAATGGAATATTTTTTACCATTTTTATTATAACAATTGCCGCAGCAGAAGCTGCTGTTGCCATTGCGATTATTATAAATCTGTATCGCAGTCACAATTCAATTGATGTGGAAAGTGCAGAAGAAATGAAGTGGTGA
- a CDS encoding 4Fe-4S binding protein codes for MFLKKYISDIFNAVKSLLIGMRRTGYYFTHRKEIITQQYPDVKQILPERFRGEVIMLHDENNEHACTGCTACELACPNGTIKIITKFDVTPEGKKKKALDTFIYHLELCTMCNLCIEACPTDAIKMAQNFEHSVYDRSQLTKKLNKPGSKIREGVE; via the coding sequence TTGTTTTTAAAAAAATACATATCAGATATTTTCAATGCAGTAAAGTCTTTGCTGATAGGCATGCGGCGTACAGGTTATTATTTTACACATCGCAAAGAAATTATTACGCAACAATATCCTGATGTAAAACAAATCTTGCCCGAACGTTTTCGCGGCGAAGTGATCATGCTTCACGACGAAAATAATGAACATGCGTGCACGGGTTGTACGGCGTGTGAACTGGCTTGCCCGAATGGAACGATCAAGATTATTACAAAATTTGATGTAACGCCGGAAGGGAAAAAAAAGAAAGCCCTGGATACATTTATATATCATTTGGAGTTGTGTACCATGTGTAATTTATGTATAGAAGCATGCCCGACCGATGCCATAAAAATGGCGCAGAATTTTGAACACAGCGTATATGACCGCAGCCAGTTGACAAAGAAATTAAACAAGCCTGGATCTAAAATAAGGGAGGGTGTAGAATGA
- the nuoH gene encoding NADH-quinone oxidoreductase subunit NuoH, which yields MFSLESITNSIHTWLNNTFNPTLALIFEFVIVGISVITLFAVLGLILVFMERKVSAYMQIRLGPNRVGFKGILQTLADTLKLAVKEGLTPDGADKFLFNLAPFVVMIVAMLILAPIPFAKGFQIWDINIGVLYVSAVSSVSVIGILMAGWASNNKYSLLGAMRSGAQIVSYELSAGLSIISIVVLTGSLQISQIVASQENGWWIFKGHIPAIISFVIFIIAVTAETNRAPFDLAEAESELTAGFHTEYSGMKFALFFLAEYVNIFIVCSIGAILFLGGWMPLHIGSWQGFNHVMDYIPSSVWFFAKVFFLIFVIMWFRWTFPRLRIDQLLNLEWKYLLPISMVNLLLMTLIAIMGWHF from the coding sequence ATGTTTAGTTTAGAAAGCATAACAAACAGCATTCACACATGGTTGAATAATACATTCAACCCAACACTCGCATTGATATTTGAATTTGTCATTGTAGGTATTTCTGTGATTACTTTGTTTGCAGTGCTTGGATTGATTTTAGTATTTATGGAACGAAAAGTATCTGCCTATATGCAGATAAGATTAGGTCCAAACCGTGTAGGCTTTAAAGGTATATTGCAGACATTAGCTGACACACTAAAGCTTGCCGTAAAAGAAGGGTTAACACCAGATGGCGCAGATAAATTCTTATTCAATCTTGCACCATTTGTTGTGATGATCGTCGCCATGCTCATCCTCGCTCCTATTCCTTTTGCAAAAGGTTTTCAGATTTGGGATATTAATATTGGTGTGTTGTATGTAAGCGCTGTTTCGTCTGTTTCTGTTATTGGGATTTTAATGGCAGGCTGGGCAAGCAATAACAAATATTCATTGCTTGGTGCAATGCGTAGCGGCGCACAAATTGTAAGTTATGAATTGAGCGCAGGTCTTTCTATTATTTCCATTGTTGTGCTGACAGGTAGCTTACAGATATCACAGATCGTTGCTTCTCAGGAAAATGGCTGGTGGATCTTTAAAGGTCATATTCCTGCAATCATTTCATTTGTAATTTTTATTATAGCTGTAACTGCAGAAACAAACCGTGCACCATTCGATCTTGCTGAAGCTGAAAGCGAACTCACCGCAGGTTTTCACACCGAATATTCAGGAATGAAATTCGCCTTGTTCTTTTTAGCAGAGTATGTAAATATTTTTATCGTGTGCAGTATCGGTGCCATTTTATTTCTTGGCGGCTGGATGCCTTTACACATCGGCAGTTGGCAGGGCTTTAATCATGTGATGGATTATATTCCGTCATCTGTTTGGTTCTTTGCAAAAGTATTCTTTCTAATTTTTGTCATCATGTGGTTTCGGTGGACATTTCCACGTTTGCGCATTGATCAGTTATTAAATCTTGAATGGAAATATTTGTTGCCGATAAGTATGGTAAATTTATTATTGATGACATTAATCGCAATTATGGGTTGGCATTTTTAA
- a CDS encoding response regulator, giving the protein MHNILIIDDEEDVLISLKKLLENKGYNTTVLSRPETAFNMISVLMPDIILLDIKLAELDGRDICIQLKSNAKTKRLKIILFSGLIVSKEEYTGYGADDFIEKPIHFPSLVKKLKQHLSEKIDA; this is encoded by the coding sequence ATGCACAATATTTTAATAATCGACGACGAGGAAGATGTTTTAATTTCTCTTAAAAAATTGCTTGAAAATAAAGGATACAATACCACGGTTCTTTCAAGGCCGGAAACTGCATTTAATATGATAAGTGTACTTATGCCTGATATAATTTTGTTGGACATAAAGCTGGCAGAACTTGATGGAAGAGATATTTGTATACAGTTGAAATCAAATGCTAAAACTAAAAGGCTAAAGATTATACTTTTTTCAGGCCTGATTGTGAGCAAAGAAGAATATACAGGTTATGGAGCAGATGATTTTATAGAAAAACCTATTCATTTCCCCTCGCTAGTAAAAAAATTAAAGCAGCATTTGTCTGAAAAGATTGATGCCTGA
- a CDS encoding NADH-quinone oxidoreductase subunit C, with amino-acid sequence MTNDELKIKISESFPSSTFEEGTEWITMLIDSTTWKDVALELSNSLLFDFLFCVTCVDWKTHLTMVYHLRSTTQKHIVVVKAKLDRENPRIATVSDIWRTAEFHEREAYDLFGVQFIGHPDLRRLFLTDDYEGFPLRKDFEDPVNMIKL; translated from the coding sequence TTGACTAACGACGAACTTAAAATAAAAATCAGCGAGTCATTTCCATCATCAACATTTGAAGAAGGAACGGAATGGATAACTATGTTGATAGACTCAACAACATGGAAAGACGTTGCACTTGAATTGAGTAATAGTTTGCTATTTGATTTTTTGTTTTGCGTTACCTGTGTTGACTGGAAAACACACTTAACAATGGTGTATCATTTAAGATCAACAACGCAAAAACATATAGTAGTTGTAAAAGCAAAACTCGACAGAGAGAACCCCCGGATAGCAACGGTTTCAGATATATGGCGCACCGCAGAATTTCATGAACGTGAGGCGTATGATTTATTTGGTGTACAATTCATTGGGCATCCTGATTTGAGAAGATTGTTTTTGACAGATGACTATGAAGGTTTTCCATTGCGCAAAGATTTTGAAGATCCGGTAAATATGATAAAGTTATAA
- the nuoL gene encoding NADH-quinone oxidoreductase subunit L, with the protein MSYTSYVSLIPLLPLAGFVVIGLWGKKYLSKVSGIIGTLILLTITALSFVTAYQYFFVDGKANDVYQPIIAFDYTWLRFSDNLSIDMGIILDPISVMMLVVVGFVSLMVHIFSLGYMKGEERFATYYAFLSLFTFSMLGLVLSTNIFQIYIFWELVGVSSYLLIGFYYDKPSAVAASKKAFIVTRFADLGFLIGILILAFHAETLDFHTLIERLTDASSHQYLTAATTSLFGVSALTWGLTLIFIGGAGKSAMFPLHIWLPDAMEGPTPVSALIHAATMVVAGVYLVARLFPVFSFDGVALDIVGYVGAFSAIFAAVIACTQTDIKRVLAYSTMSQIGYMMFALGVARTDSENSLGFTASMFHLFTHAFFKSLLFLCAGAIIHLVHSNDMKDMGGLRKLMPVTHICFLIACLAIAGIPPFAGFFSKEEILTAAYQSNKLIYFVGLFTSALTAFYMFRLYFSIFWNKEPHVHESHHGEGTMSMKLPLILLATGTVLVGFIHFGSFVTDDGKPVETQIDIIFSITPVVLAAVAIFIASSLYKTANDRPEKIANAISLLYRAAYKKFYIDEIYLFITKKILFNLVGKPAAWIDKNIVDGLMNLIAAITAKISAAIKRLQSGKVQNYALYFFAGVSGLAVVFIWWWK; encoded by the coding sequence ATGAGTTATACTTCGTATGTTTCTTTAATCCCTTTACTGCCACTGGCAGGTTTTGTGGTAATAGGTTTATGGGGCAAGAAATATTTATCAAAAGTATCAGGTATAATTGGCACACTTATTCTATTAACGATCACCGCTCTCTCTTTTGTCACTGCTTACCAATATTTTTTTGTTGATGGAAAAGCGAATGATGTTTATCAACCCATTATTGCATTTGATTATACATGGCTAAGGTTTTCAGATAATCTTTCCATAGATATGGGCATCATACTCGATCCTATTTCCGTGATGATGCTTGTGGTGGTAGGTTTTGTTTCACTGATGGTGCATATTTTCAGCCTAGGTTATATGAAAGGAGAAGAACGTTTTGCAACGTACTATGCATTTCTTTCTTTATTTACATTTTCGATGTTAGGATTGGTGCTTTCAACAAACATATTCCAGATCTATATTTTCTGGGAATTAGTTGGTGTTTCTTCCTACCTGCTTATTGGTTTTTATTACGATAAGCCGTCGGCTGTTGCCGCATCAAAAAAAGCATTCATCGTAACACGCTTTGCGGATCTTGGATTTCTCATTGGCATTCTTATTCTTGCGTTTCATGCAGAGACATTAGACTTTCATACTTTGATTGAAAGATTAACTGATGCATCATCCCATCAATATTTAACTGCTGCAACGACATCTCTATTTGGCGTGTCTGCACTAACGTGGGGATTGACATTAATTTTCATCGGCGGCGCAGGAAAATCTGCGATGTTCCCTTTGCATATCTGGCTACCAGATGCGATGGAAGGTCCAACTCCTGTTTCAGCATTGATACACGCCGCGACAATGGTTGTTGCTGGTGTATATCTTGTCGCAAGATTATTTCCTGTATTTTCATTTGATGGGGTTGCGTTAGATATTGTGGGGTATGTTGGTGCATTCTCAGCAATATTCGCTGCAGTTATTGCATGCACACAAACAGATATTAAAAGGGTGCTCGCCTACTCCACCATGTCGCAGATCGGTTATATGATGTTTGCATTGGGCGTTGCAAGAACTGATAGTGAAAATAGTTTAGGTTTTACGGCTTCCATGTTTCATTTGTTTACACATGCATTTTTTAAATCATTGTTGTTCCTATGTGCAGGTGCCATCATTCATTTGGTGCATAGCAACGATATGAAAGATATGGGTGGCTTACGAAAGCTGATGCCCGTTACGCATATTTGTTTTCTCATCGCATGCCTTGCTATTGCAGGCATTCCACCGTTTGCAGGTTTCTTTAGCAAGGAAGAAATTTTAACTGCGGCGTATCAATCAAACAAGCTTATTTATTTCGTTGGCTTGTTTACTTCTGCGCTCACAGCATTTTATATGTTCCGTTTGTATTTCTCTATTTTCTGGAACAAAGAGCCGCATGTACATGAATCGCATCATGGCGAAGGAACAATGAGTATGAAATTACCATTGATCTTGTTGGCTACAGGCACTGTGCTTGTTGGTTTTATTCACTTTGGTTCATTTGTAACTGATGATGGCAAGCCAGTGGAAACACAAATCGATATTATTTTTTCTATCACTCCTGTTGTACTTGCAGCTGTCGCTATTTTCATTGCATCTTCATTGTATAAGACGGCGAATGATCGTCCGGAAAAGATTGCAAACGCTATCAGTTTATTATATCGTGCAGCTTATAAGAAATTTTATATAGATGAGATATATCTTTTTATCACGAAGAAAATATTGTTTAATCTGGTTGGCAAACCTGCGGCATGGATCGATAAAAACATTGTTGATGGTTTAATGAATTTGATTGCTGCCATTACTGCAAAGATCAGCGCTGCGATAAAAAGATTACAATCAGGAAAAGTACAGAATTATGCTTTGTATTTTTTTGCAGGTGTTTCGGGGCTTGCTGTAGTGTTTATCTGGTGGTGGAAGTGA
- a CDS encoding NADH-quinone oxidoreductase subunit D: MFEEVGTTTEGDLMINVGPQHPSTHGVLHLVITLRGETIIKVEPHLGYIHRSIEKMCESLSYRQFIYVTSRMDYLSSHINNHGCALCVEKGLQIEIPERAKVIRVLMDELTRLASHQLWWGAMAMDVGALTPFFHAFRERETINEIMEETCGARLTMNYMVPGGVMYDLHPNFQKRVKDFITLFKSKIDEYDEMVTGNVIFQNRMKDVGFISKEDAISYGCTGPTARASDVSCDIRKLFPYEVYDKLDFHEITATDGDCFARYMVRVQEMRQSLSIVEQLIDIIPEGDFQAKTKAVLKLPKGEFYSRVETARGEFGVYIISEGGTTPYRIKFRSPGFSNLSALDHMARGHKIGDLVAIMGTLDLVIPDIDR; encoded by the coding sequence TTGTTTGAAGAAGTAGGCACAACAACAGAAGGTGATTTAATGATCAATGTGGGTCCGCAGCATCCATCTACACATGGCGTGTTGCATCTTGTTATAACATTGCGCGGAGAAACCATTATAAAAGTTGAACCCCATCTCGGATACATTCACCGCTCTATTGAAAAGATGTGTGAGAGTCTTAGTTACAGGCAATTTATTTATGTAACAAGCCGCATGGATTATCTCTCTTCGCACATTAATAATCATGGTTGCGCTTTATGTGTTGAAAAAGGTTTGCAAATAGAAATTCCTGAACGTGCAAAAGTTATTCGTGTATTGATGGATGAATTAACGAGACTTGCATCGCATCAATTATGGTGGGGCGCAATGGCAATGGATGTTGGCGCACTCACACCTTTCTTTCATGCATTCCGCGAAAGAGAAACGATCAATGAAATAATGGAAGAAACATGCGGCGCAAGATTAACGATGAACTATATGGTACCCGGTGGTGTAATGTACGACTTGCATCCAAACTTTCAGAAAAGAGTTAAAGATTTTATTACACTCTTCAAATCAAAGATTGATGAGTACGATGAAATGGTAACAGGAAATGTGATCTTTCAAAACCGCATGAAAGATGTTGGTTTTATTTCGAAAGAAGATGCAATATCTTATGGTTGTACAGGTCCCACTGCAAGAGCAAGTGATGTAAGTTGTGACATTCGCAAACTGTTTCCTTACGAAGTGTATGACAAGTTAGATTTTCATGAGATAACTGCAACAGATGGAGATTGCTTTGCGAGATATATGGTACGTGTACAGGAAATGCGGCAATCACTTTCCATTGTTGAACAATTGATAGATATTATTCCCGAAGGAGATTTCCAGGCAAAAACAAAAGCGGTGTTGAAATTACCCAAAGGAGAATTTTATTCAAGAGTAGAAACGGCACGTGGCGAGTTTGGTGTATACATCATCAGCGAAGGCGGAACAACACCTTATCGCATAAAATTTCGTTCGCCGGGTTTTTCAAATTTATCGGCATTGGACCATATGGCTCGTGGACATAAGATAGGTGATCTTGTTGCCATCATGGGAACATTGGACTTGGTGATACCGGATATAGATAGATAG
- a CDS encoding pyridoxamine 5'-phosphate oxidase family protein produces the protein MGKFHNRITEAHIEFIAKQKIFFTATAPLSTEGHINLSPKGLDSFRVLSPAKVIYMDIIGSGNETSAHILENKRITFMFCAFDGPPNILRLYGKGYTVLPTDDEWKEYAVMFELPPGIRQFIVADIYKVQTSCGFSVPYYEYMGERDHATKWAETKGKDGLKQYIKDKNLVSLDGLPTALTEKVS, from the coding sequence ATGGGCAAGTTTCACAACCGCATTACTGAAGCGCACATCGAATTCATTGCAAAACAAAAAATATTTTTTACTGCCACTGCACCACTAAGCACAGAAGGTCATATCAATCTTTCACCAAAGGGCTTGGACAGTTTTCGTGTTCTTTCTCCGGCAAAAGTTATTTACATGGATATTATTGGCAGTGGCAACGAAACATCTGCGCATATTTTAGAAAATAAGCGCATCACTTTTATGTTCTGTGCATTTGATGGTCCGCCCAATATTCTGAGACTTTATGGAAAAGGTTATACCGTTCTTCCAACCGATGACGAATGGAAAGAATATGCAGTCATGTTTGAATTGCCGCCAGGTATCCGCCAATTTATAGTAGCAGATATTTATAAAGTACAAACCTCTTGCGGATTTAGTGTTCCTTATTATGAATATATGGGCGAAAGAGATCATGCAACAAAATGGGCAGAAACAAAGGGCAAAGACGGGCTTAAACAATATATAAAAGATAAAAATCTTGTAAGCCTTGATGGGTTGCCTACAGCACTTACAGAAAAAGTTTCCTAA
- a CDS encoding NADH-quinone oxidoreductase subunit B, with the protein MDVKDNIQNKADFPGQVHQTPGGGVLISKLDEVINWARANSLWPLVFGTSCCAIEMMSTASAKYDWSRFGFEVARATPRQADVIIIAGTIVNKMAPVLKRLYDQMPDPKYVIAMGACATSGGPFFYNTYSVVKGADHVIPVDVYIAGCPPRPEALIHALIALQNKIKAGGNIDKIHIEKQ; encoded by the coding sequence GTGGATGTAAAAGATAACATACAAAACAAAGCAGATTTTCCTGGTCAGGTGCATCAAACACCAGGCGGTGGTGTGCTTATAAGCAAGCTTGATGAAGTTATCAACTGGGCACGTGCAAATTCATTGTGGCCATTGGTTTTTGGCACCAGTTGCTGCGCTATAGAAATGATGAGCACAGCGTCCGCTAAATATGACTGGAGCCGCTTTGGTTTTGAAGTGGCACGTGCTACGCCCCGACAGGCAGATGTCATCATCATTGCGGGAACTATTGTAAACAAAATGGCGCCTGTGTTGAAACGTTTATATGATCAGATGCCTGATCCAAAATATGTGATTGCAATGGGTGCATGTGCTACGAGCGGGGGTCCTTTTTTCTACAATACTTATTCTGTGGTGAAGGGTGCAGATCATGTAATTCCTGTTGATGTGTACATTGCAGGTTGCCCGCCAAGACCAGAAGCGTTAATACATGCGTTGATTGCGTTACAAAATAAAATAAAAGCAGGCGGCAACATTGATAAGATACATATAGAAAAGCAATAA
- a CDS encoding NADH-quinone oxidoreductase subunit J family protein, with amino-acid sequence MSASQIIFYIIAVFILFTALLAVTTRKIFRSAIWLLFALVGIAGLFFWMDVEFIAAVQIVVYVGGIVVLIIFSIFLTQQSGNEMMKPKLSRTIFSVSAAVFGFALFYTLIGKYNFQTASGKVLNVDVREIGTQLLSTTEHGFILPFEVVSILLLAAMIGCIVIAMKSKTATNE; translated from the coding sequence ATGAGTGCATCGCAAATTATTTTTTACATCATTGCAGTATTTATTTTATTTACTGCTTTGCTTGCAGTGACAACCAGAAAAATATTTCGCTCTGCAATATGGTTGTTGTTTGCTTTGGTTGGTATTGCGGGTTTGTTTTTCTGGATGGATGTAGAGTTTATTGCTGCTGTTCAGATTGTGGTGTATGTTGGTGGCATTGTGGTGTTGATCATCTTTTCTATTTTTCTTACGCAGCAATCCGGCAATGAAATGATGAAACCCAAATTAAGCAGAACAATATTTTCTGTATCGGCTGCTGTGTTTGGGTTTGCGCTGTTTTATACATTGATCGGTAAATATAATTTTCAAACAGCGTCAGGAAAAGTTTTAAATGTGGATGTTAGAGAAATCGGAACGCAATTGCTTAGCACAACAGAACACGGTTTTATTTTACCTTTTGAAGTGGTGAGTATTTTATTATTGGCCGCGATGATCGGTTGTATTGTTATTGCCATGAAATCAAAAACTGCAACAAATGAGTGA
- a CDS encoding complex I subunit 4 family protein, which translates to MNLSLLVILPLLTAIIILFCKDLKQVRVVALFGSILQCLLVAYTYIIYNKELLSADKVSNFLLEYSHSWFTALNINYHVGVDGISIAMIALTACVVLAGVLVSWKEERMSKEFFFLLMLLAVGAYGFFISLDLFTMFFFLEVAVIPKFLLIGIWGSGKKEYNALKLALMLTAASALVFVGLMGIYFYAGSFNLEYISKMHIDPEVQKIFFPFAFVGFGIFTALFPFHTWVPDGHSSAPTAGSMFLAGISMKLGGYGCLRVATYLMPDAAKEYSMIIVVLATIAIIYGAFATMMQKDLKYINAYSSVSHCGFVLLGIGMLTETSIRGAVLQMVSHGLMTALFFAAIGMIYSKTHTRMVAQLGGLLKVMPFISAVFVIAGLCSLGLPGLSGFVAEMTVFMGSWQNTDSAYRIATILSCASIVVTAVYILRAIGQSIMGLVTDKHYLKLSDAAWYEKFAVLVLVAGIVFIGIAPFILNNLISPATETIIQHITNALALK; encoded by the coding sequence ATGAATTTATCATTGCTTGTCATATTACCATTATTAACTGCTATCATAATCTTGTTTTGCAAAGATTTGAAACAGGTAAGAGTTGTTGCACTTTTTGGATCAATATTGCAATGCCTGCTTGTTGCATACACTTACATTATTTACAATAAAGAATTATTATCTGCTGATAAAGTATCAAATTTTTTATTAGAATATTCTCACTCATGGTTTACAGCATTAAACATCAATTATCATGTAGGTGTTGATGGCATTTCGATAGCAATGATTGCATTAACCGCATGTGTTGTATTAGCCGGCGTATTAGTTTCGTGGAAAGAAGAACGCATGAGTAAAGAATTTTTCTTTTTGCTGATGTTGCTTGCAGTTGGTGCGTATGGATTTTTTATATCCCTTGATTTGTTTACCATGTTCTTCTTTTTAGAAGTAGCAGTTATACCAAAATTTTTATTGATTGGCATCTGGGGCAGCGGCAAAAAAGAATATAATGCACTGAAACTTGCATTAATGCTGACAGCCGCATCTGCATTAGTTTTTGTGGGGTTGATGGGAATTTATTTTTACGCAGGTTCATTCAATCTTGAATACATTTCGAAGATGCACATTGATCCTGAGGTTCAGAAAATATTTTTCCCTTTTGCATTTGTGGGCTTTGGAATATTTACTGCATTGTTTCCTTTTCACACATGGGTGCCTGATGGACACTCGTCTGCACCAACAGCAGGTTCTATGTTTCTTGCAGGCATCTCGATGAAACTCGGTGGTTATGGTTGTTTGCGTGTGGCAACATACTTAATGCCTGATGCTGCAAAAGAATATTCAATGATCATTGTGGTGCTAGCTACGATTGCAATTATTTATGGTGCATTCGCTACCATGATGCAGAAAGATTTAAAATACATCAACGCATATTCATCAGTCAGTCATTGTGGGTTTGTGTTACTTGGCATTGGAATGCTCACTGAAACTTCGATAAGAGGTGCAGTTTTGCAAATGGTATCGCATGGATTAATGACAGCACTTTTCTTTGCTGCCATTGGAATGATCTATAGCAAAACACATACAAGAATGGTTGCACAACTTGGAGGTTTATTAAAAGTGATGCCGTTTATTTCTGCAGTGTTTGTAATCGCAGGCTTATGTTCATTAGGGTTGCCGGGATTAAGCGGTTTTGTTGCAGAGATGACTGTATTTATGGGTTCATGGCAAAATACGGATAGTGCATACAGAATAGCAACAATACTTTCATGCGCATCTATAGTGGTAACTGCGGTTTATATTTTAAGAGCGATCGGGCAATCTATAATGGGACTGGTTACTGATAAACATTATTTGAAATTAAGTGATGCAGCATGGTATGAAAAATTTGCAGTACTTGTGTTGGTTGCAGGAATTGTTTTTATTGGTATTGCTCCTTTTATATTGAACAACTTAATATCTCCGGCAACAGAAACAATTATACAGCATATAACAAATGCATTGGCTTTGAAATGA